Proteins co-encoded in one Haloarcula pelagica genomic window:
- the guaB gene encoding IMP dehydrogenase: protein MANDSEPFSEKLRVPEALTFDDVLLRPKESRVEPDEADTATSVSRSVELNVPVLTAAMDTVTESDMAIAMARQGGLGVLHRNMDAEEMADEIERVKRADELIIRDVVTASPEQTVREVDEMMDREGVSGAPVVDDETGEVLGIISGTDIRPYLEVGESDAVTEAMTGEVVTAPEDVSPRDALELMYDHKIERVPIVDEANRLTGLVTMKGVLQRREYDEAARDEDGHLRVGAAVGPFKLDRAQAADDAGADILFIDCAHAHNANVIDSAREIKAEVGADVVVGNIGTREAAEAVVDFADGVKVGIGPGSICTTRVVTGAGMPQITAVAQVADVASQHDVPVIADGGIRYSGDAIKAIAAGADAVMLGSYFAGTDEAPGRVITMNGKKYKQYRGMGSVGAMNEGGGERYLKEDEEDEDYVPEGVEAATPYKGSLESELHQLVGGMQSGMGYVGAETIPEFKTRAEFVRVSAAGQQESHPHDVMITDEAPNYSPDS, encoded by the coding sequence ATGGCGAACGATTCCGAGCCCTTCTCCGAGAAACTCCGCGTTCCGGAGGCTCTCACATTCGACGACGTACTGTTGCGACCCAAAGAGTCTCGCGTCGAACCCGACGAGGCCGACACCGCGACCAGTGTCTCCCGCTCGGTCGAACTGAACGTTCCAGTTCTGACGGCTGCGATGGATACGGTCACCGAGAGCGACATGGCGATCGCCATGGCCCGGCAGGGCGGTCTGGGCGTCCTCCACCGGAACATGGACGCCGAGGAGATGGCCGACGAGATCGAGCGGGTCAAGCGGGCCGACGAACTGATCATCCGCGATGTCGTGACGGCCAGCCCGGAGCAGACCGTCCGGGAGGTCGACGAGATGATGGATCGGGAGGGCGTCTCCGGCGCGCCCGTCGTCGACGACGAGACCGGTGAGGTCCTGGGGATCATCTCCGGGACGGACATCCGGCCGTACCTCGAAGTCGGCGAGTCCGACGCCGTGACCGAAGCGATGACCGGCGAGGTCGTCACAGCCCCGGAAGATGTCTCGCCGCGGGACGCGCTGGAACTGATGTACGACCACAAGATCGAACGGGTCCCGATCGTCGACGAGGCGAACCGGCTGACCGGCCTCGTGACGATGAAAGGCGTCCTCCAGCGCCGCGAGTACGACGAGGCCGCACGCGACGAGGACGGCCACCTCCGGGTCGGCGCCGCCGTCGGCCCGTTCAAGCTGGACCGTGCACAGGCAGCAGACGACGCTGGCGCGGATATCCTCTTCATCGACTGCGCTCACGCGCACAACGCCAACGTCATCGACAGCGCCCGCGAGATCAAGGCCGAAGTCGGGGCCGACGTGGTCGTCGGCAACATCGGCACCCGCGAGGCGGCCGAGGCGGTCGTCGACTTCGCCGACGGCGTCAAGGTGGGCATCGGGCCGGGCTCGATCTGTACGACCCGCGTGGTCACCGGCGCCGGGATGCCCCAGATCACCGCCGTCGCACAGGTCGCTGACGTGGCCAGCCAGCACGACGTGCCGGTCATCGCCGACGGTGGCATCCGGTACTCCGGGGACGCGATCAAGGCCATCGCCGCCGGTGCCGACGCGGTCATGCTCGGATCGTACTTCGCCGGGACGGACGAGGCACCGGGCCGCGTCATCACGATGAACGGCAAGAAGTACAAGCAGTACCGCGGGATGGGCAGCGTCGGCGCGATGAACGAGGGCGGCGGCGAACGCTACCTCAAGGAGGACGAAGAAGACGAGGACTACGTCCCCGAAGGCGTCGAGGCGGCGACCCCCTACAAGGGCTCGCTCGAATCCGAACTCCACCAGCTCGTCGGCGGGATGCAGTCCGGGATGGGCTACGTCGGCGCAGAGACGATTCCGGAGTTCAAGACACGGGCCGAGTTCGTCCGTGTCTCGGCGGCCGGCCAGCAGGAGAGCCACCCGCACGACGTGATGATCACGGACGAGGCACCGAACTACAGTCCCGACAGCTGA
- a CDS encoding GNAT family N-acetyltransferase, whose amino-acid sequence MTSYTLHVGDDEALGDSARTVRRTVFIEEQGVSEAEEMDDKDGEATHLVLADQDEPVATARYRLVDDETVKIERVAVLASHRGTGLGARIMEAAESAASEDGATEAVLHGQRRVEGFYAELGYESVGDEFEEAGIPHVEMRKDLT is encoded by the coding sequence GTGACCTCCTACACCCTCCACGTCGGCGACGACGAGGCACTGGGCGACAGCGCCAGAACCGTCCGACGGACGGTCTTCATCGAGGAACAGGGCGTCTCCGAAGCCGAAGAGATGGACGACAAGGACGGCGAGGCGACACATCTCGTGCTCGCCGATCAGGACGAACCAGTCGCAACGGCCCGGTACCGACTCGTCGACGACGAGACGGTCAAGATCGAGCGTGTCGCGGTCCTCGCCTCCCACCGCGGGACCGGACTGGGAGCACGGATCATGGAGGCGGCCGAATCGGCCGCCAGCGAGGACGGCGCTACCGAAGCCGTCCTCCACGGCCAGCGCCGTGTCGAGGGGTTCTACGCCGAGTTGGGCTACGAGTCCGTCGGCGACGAGTTCGAGGAGGCGGGCATCCCACACGTCGAGATGCGAAAGGACCTGACCTGA
- a CDS encoding DHH family phosphoesterase, whose amino-acid sequence MSAASGITMASMSTYAILGCGSVGHAVAEELVNEGKDVLILDADDGRVEALRDQDLNAQQADIVEEDVVGMVSDRDVVLIMSPDVTANAKAVENIRAADGDQFIVARADDPVSADKLTELGADVVINPSAVIADSALRALETGELEYKATQLGDVIDGTEERMAILIHRSPDPDSIASAAALRAIAASRDIDADIIYEGEIGHQENRAFVNLLGIDLESQDSVDLDDYDTLALVDVAKGGEPIVESVDIVIDHYEHEHEYEHDAAFSDIRPNVSATSTILTKYIQELDLTLDQTVATALLYGIRAETLDFKRDTTPADLTAAAYLYPFADHDTLEQVESPSMSPETLDVLAEAIRNREVQGSHLVSNAGFIRDRDALAQAAQHLLNLEGITTTAVFAIADDTIYLAARSKDIRMNIGKVLSDAFGGMGETAGHSTDASVEIPLGIFTGLETNDDNRDTLLELTEEAVKRKLFEAMGVDSSSSEGGNGN is encoded by the coding sequence ATGAGTGCAGCCAGCGGCATCACGATGGCCTCCATGTCCACGTACGCTATCTTGGGGTGTGGGAGCGTGGGGCATGCAGTGGCCGAAGAACTCGTCAACGAGGGCAAAGACGTGCTCATCCTCGATGCCGACGACGGTCGCGTGGAGGCGCTGCGCGACCAGGATCTCAACGCACAGCAGGCAGATATCGTCGAGGAAGATGTCGTCGGGATGGTCAGCGACCGGGATGTCGTCCTCATCATGTCGCCGGATGTCACCGCGAACGCAAAGGCGGTCGAGAACATCCGAGCCGCCGACGGCGACCAGTTCATCGTCGCGCGGGCCGACGATCCGGTCTCGGCCGACAAGCTGACGGAACTGGGTGCCGACGTAGTCATCAACCCGTCGGCGGTCATCGCGGACTCGGCGCTTCGGGCGCTCGAAACCGGCGAACTGGAGTACAAGGCGACACAGCTTGGCGATGTCATCGACGGGACCGAAGAGCGGATGGCGATCCTCATCCACCGCTCGCCGGACCCGGACTCGATCGCCTCCGCGGCGGCGCTTCGGGCCATCGCCGCGAGTCGTGACATCGATGCGGATATCATCTACGAGGGCGAGATCGGTCACCAGGAGAACCGCGCGTTCGTCAACCTGCTGGGCATCGATCTGGAGTCACAGGACTCGGTCGACCTCGACGACTACGACACGCTCGCGCTGGTCGATGTCGCGAAGGGCGGCGAGCCCATCGTCGAGTCGGTCGACATCGTGATCGACCACTACGAACACGAACACGAGTACGAACACGACGCCGCGTTCTCGGACATCCGACCGAACGTCTCCGCGACCTCGACGATCCTCACCAAGTACATCCAGGAACTGGACCTCACGCTGGATCAGACCGTCGCGACGGCGCTGCTCTACGGGATTCGAGCCGAGACGCTGGATTTCAAGCGGGACACGACGCCTGCCGATCTGACCGCCGCGGCGTATCTCTACCCGTTCGCCGACCACGACACGCTCGAACAGGTCGAGTCGCCGTCGATGTCACCGGAGACGCTCGATGTCCTGGCCGAGGCGATCCGGAACCGGGAGGTCCAGGGGAGCCACCTCGTCTCGAATGCCGGGTTCATCCGGGACCGTGACGCGCTCGCGCAGGCGGCCCAGCACCTCCTGAACCTCGAAGGGATCACGACGACAGCGGTGTTTGCCATCGCCGACGACACGATCTACTTGGCCGCACGCTCCAAGGACATCCGCATGAACATCGGGAAGGTGCTCTCGGACGCCTTCGGCGGGATGGGTGAGACAGCGGGTCACTCCACCGACGCCAGCGTCGAGATCCCGCTCGGGATCTTCACCGGGCTGGAGACCAACGACGACAACCGGGACACGCTGCTGGAACTGACAGAAGAGGCAGTCAAACGGAAGCTGTTCGAGGCGATGGGTGTCGACAGTTCGAGCAGCGAAGGCGGGAACGGGAACTAG
- a CDS encoding PRC-barrel domain-containing protein, which translates to MDPETVPQEITTLVGREVYSKNGVFVGEVEDIRLDLDRQSVTGLALHQLNTELFGEQARSSRGVIIPYRWVQAVGDVVIVNDVVERLQAADSDSDSEEVAA; encoded by the coding sequence ATGGACCCGGAGACTGTACCACAGGAGATCACGACGCTCGTCGGGCGGGAAGTCTACTCGAAAAACGGTGTGTTCGTCGGCGAAGTCGAGGACATCCGTCTCGATCTGGACCGCCAGTCGGTGACGGGCCTGGCACTCCACCAGCTTAACACCGAACTGTTCGGCGAACAGGCCCGAAGTTCCCGCGGTGTCATCATCCCGTACCGCTGGGTTCAGGCGGTCGGCGACGTGGTCATCGTCAACGATGTCGTCGAGCGGCTTCAGGCGGCCGACTCCGACAGCGACAGTGAAGAAGTCGCAGCCTAG
- a CDS encoding DCC1-like thiol-disulfide oxidoreductase family protein yields MASFASVLIYDGECPYCSVAARALEELDDVGAISWYDEPAQRFLDAQFGATPFAMVLVDTDEGTVYADRAAAEELADRAGMPGIVGSLVRDNYETIARVVGLASGRGRDPDDYHDTYDLTDAAAGAYSALADAAVHRDITATG; encoded by the coding sequence ATGGCATCGTTCGCTTCCGTGCTGATCTACGACGGCGAATGCCCGTACTGTTCCGTGGCCGCGCGCGCCCTGGAAGAACTCGACGACGTGGGGGCGATCTCGTGGTACGACGAGCCGGCACAGCGCTTTCTCGACGCCCAGTTCGGGGCGACGCCGTTCGCGATGGTCCTGGTCGACACCGACGAGGGCACGGTGTACGCCGACCGGGCCGCCGCGGAGGAACTGGCTGACCGAGCCGGGATGCCCGGAATCGTCGGGTCGCTGGTCCGGGACAACTACGAGACCATCGCCCGCGTGGTCGGACTGGCGAGCGGTCGCGGGCGCGACCCCGACGACTACCACGACACGTACGACCTCACGGACGCGGCCGCCGGGGCCTATTCCGCTCTGGCGGACGCTGCTGTCCACCGCGATATCACTGCCACCGGGTGA
- a CDS encoding SRPBCC domain-containing protein produces MRELSASVDIPVPPETVWNVLTDVEAYPRWNTLLRIEGELAPGATVDARLSVPGLPTVSFSPEILAVDPGRELRWRSGLLGVTAEHAFLLEPLDGGTGTRFTQYEEISGPLTARVVDRLARRLRRGFEQMNVGLRRHAIAVADT; encoded by the coding sequence ATGCGGGAGCTCTCGGCCTCGGTCGACATCCCAGTCCCACCGGAGACTGTCTGGAACGTCCTGACCGATGTCGAGGCGTATCCCCGATGGAACACGCTGTTGCGGATCGAGGGGGAACTCGCTCCGGGAGCGACGGTCGACGCACGGCTCTCGGTCCCCGGCCTCCCGACAGTGTCGTTCAGTCCGGAGATTCTGGCGGTCGACCCCGGACGCGAACTGCGCTGGCGCTCCGGACTACTGGGTGTCACCGCCGAGCACGCGTTCCTGCTGGAACCGCTCGATGGCGGGACCGGAACGCGGTTTACGCAGTACGAAGAGATCAGCGGTCCCCTCACCGCCCGAGTGGTCGATCGGCTGGCGAGACGGCTCCGCCGCGGATTCGAACAGATGAACGTCGGACTCAGGCGGCACGCGATCGCCGTCGCCGACACGTAG
- a CDS encoding DUF7504 family protein, giving the protein MSSNDDIHAASGGGLRLDRGTQALVSVSTMQSPISELPPVAYDNLLVVSASAPSEIAETLSTAGAELSAVAQVPISGSETDYDGAMWVCDPLVPDDLTGLSMRLSRAFEALDDGLGWVVFDSLNVFLLYADEARVARFLDHTTTQAREHGLCGVYGLVRDAVDDSTYARLRRCTDTELDLR; this is encoded by the coding sequence GTGAGCAGTAACGACGACATCCACGCTGCATCGGGAGGGGGTTTACGGCTCGATCGCGGCACGCAAGCACTGGTCTCCGTGTCGACCATGCAGTCGCCGATCAGTGAACTCCCGCCCGTCGCGTACGACAACCTCTTGGTGGTCTCGGCGTCGGCACCCAGCGAGATCGCAGAGACGCTTTCGACCGCCGGTGCGGAGCTTTCCGCTGTCGCCCAGGTTCCGATCTCCGGCTCCGAGACCGACTACGACGGTGCGATGTGGGTCTGTGATCCGCTCGTTCCCGACGACCTGACCGGGCTGAGTATGCGGCTGTCACGGGCGTTCGAGGCCCTCGACGACGGGCTGGGGTGGGTCGTGTTCGACAGCCTCAACGTGTTCCTGCTGTACGCCGACGAAGCGCGCGTCGCCCGGTTCCTCGATCACACGACGACACAGGCCCGGGAACACGGGCTGTGTGGCGTGTACGGGCTGGTCCGTGACGCGGTCGACGACTCGACGTACGCCCGACTGCGGCGGTGTACCGACACCGAGCTCGACCTCCGCTGA
- a CDS encoding DUF7127 family protein produces the protein MNTEQQLFDETPLRRFEYDDSVVLAADVGAVGDASVDVVDGTVIVVAGDEQRELEVPDEDARAFINHGILTIELSPSEEDN, from the coding sequence ATGAATACAGAACAGCAGCTATTCGACGAGACGCCCCTCCGCCGGTTCGAGTACGACGACAGTGTCGTGCTCGCGGCGGACGTGGGTGCTGTCGGCGACGCTTCGGTCGACGTGGTCGACGGCACTGTCATCGTCGTTGCCGGTGACGAGCAACGTGAGTTGGAGGTGCCCGACGAGGACGCACGAGCGTTTATCAACCACGGCATCCTCACTATCGAACTGTCACCCAGCGAGGAGGACAACTGA
- a CDS encoding DUF420 domain-containing protein, producing the protein MQATARNHVGKLTGLLTAVSLALVFGAVGGVIPQRLLPRAPETVVAAIPHVNAAISALAIVTIVAGIRAIRRGDIDRHRQLMLTTFGLFGAFLTLYLYRVVLEGPTDFTGPAAVETYVYFPVLGIHILLAILAIPLVYYVLLLAASYPVGQLRETNHPRAGKAAATLWLISFSLGIVVYAMLYVFW; encoded by the coding sequence ATGCAGGCCACGGCACGGAACCACGTCGGGAAGCTAACGGGGCTGCTGACTGCGGTCTCGCTCGCGCTCGTGTTCGGCGCGGTCGGGGGTGTGATCCCCCAGCGACTCCTACCGCGTGCCCCGGAGACAGTCGTCGCGGCGATCCCCCACGTCAACGCGGCCATCAGTGCGCTCGCGATCGTCACGATCGTCGCCGGAATCCGTGCGATTCGTCGCGGCGACATCGACCGACACCGGCAACTGATGCTGACGACGTTCGGGCTGTTCGGGGCCTTCCTCACGCTGTACCTCTATCGCGTCGTCTTGGAGGGGCCGACCGACTTCACCGGCCCCGCGGCCGTCGAGACGTACGTCTACTTCCCGGTGCTGGGAATACACATCCTGCTCGCGATCCTCGCGATCCCGCTTGTCTACTACGTCCTCCTGCTGGCCGCCAGCTACCCCGTCGGGCAACTACGCGAGACGAACCACCCGCGTGCGGGGAAGGCGGCCGCGACGCTGTGGCTGATCTCGTTTTCCCTGGGGATCGTCGTCTACGCGATGCTGTACGTGTTCTGGTGA
- a CDS encoding GNAT family N-acetyltransferase, with protein sequence MPSPAFIETERTALRPPEREDLDWMQSVFCDERVWGWGTYPQPMTGEQMETFYEDTLADGESVHLLICVDADTDDPGQVQQRTDRVGLVAMTDHEPEQGTAELAYWLDPDAWNQGFATEAASRLVAYGFDQRGLRKWAARVVGGNDRSVAVLERLGFTREGQHRRDWRLDGEWRDTHWFGLLRAEWES encoded by the coding sequence ATGCCGAGCCCTGCCTTCATCGAAACCGAGCGGACAGCCCTCCGGCCGCCCGAACGTGAGGACCTCGACTGGATGCAGTCAGTGTTCTGTGACGAGCGGGTGTGGGGGTGGGGAACGTACCCACAGCCGATGACGGGCGAGCAGATGGAGACGTTCTACGAGGACACACTCGCCGACGGGGAGTCGGTCCACCTCCTGATCTGTGTCGACGCGGACACCGACGACCCCGGGCAGGTCCAGCAGCGGACGGACCGGGTCGGCCTGGTCGCCATGACAGACCACGAACCAGAGCAGGGGACGGCCGAACTCGCGTACTGGCTGGACCCGGACGCCTGGAATCAGGGGTTCGCGACGGAGGCGGCCAGCCGCCTGGTCGCGTACGGCTTCGACCAGCGTGGGCTTCGGAAGTGGGCGGCCCGCGTGGTCGGGGGCAACGACCGATCGGTGGCGGTTCTCGAACGACTGGGCTTCACCCGAGAGGGGCAACACCGGAGGGACTGGCGGTTGGACGGCGAGTGGCGCGACACACACTGGTTCGGCCTGCTCCGGGCGGAGTGGGAGTCGTAG
- the purF gene encoding amidophosphoribosyltransferase encodes MHEKCGVVGISLRDRNAARPLYYSLYALQHRGQESAGIVTHDGFQQHSHVEMGLVGDAFGPGDLESLNGSNGIGHVRYPTAGSVNACCAQPFSVSFKSGSLGLSHNGNLVNADEIGDELADLGHAFTSDGDTEVIAHDLARNLLEEDLVRAVKRTMERIHGSYSLTIMHDETVLGVRDPEGNRPLCIGELEDGYVLTSESAAIDTLDGELVRDVRPGELVVLHPDGTGYDTYQLIERENTAHCFFEHVYFARPDSTIDESLVYEVRRELGRKLWEESGVESDVVLPVPDSGRAFASGYAEAAQDDGSDIEFAEGLMKNRYVGRTFIMPTQDERERAVRLKLNPIKSTIEGKKVTIIDDSIVRGTTSTQLIGLLRDAGAEEVHVRIGAPPIVAPCYMGIDMASRDELIAGDQSVEEIRDEIESDSLSYLSIDAIAETLETSQTDLCLGCVTGEYPYDIEGEETDRDVVRPDIGGSAAPADDYEGREHREQPSNASGEKLTRGP; translated from the coding sequence ATGCACGAGAAGTGCGGCGTTGTCGGCATCTCGCTTCGGGATCGAAACGCCGCCCGTCCCCTCTACTACTCCCTCTATGCCCTCCAGCATCGCGGCCAGGAATCGGCCGGCATCGTCACCCACGACGGCTTCCAGCAACACAGCCACGTCGAGATGGGTCTCGTCGGCGACGCCTTCGGCCCCGGTGACCTCGAATCACTGAACGGCTCGAACGGGATCGGCCACGTCAGGTACCCGACGGCGGGCAGCGTCAACGCCTGCTGTGCACAGCCGTTCTCGGTGTCGTTCAAGTCGGGGTCGCTGGGCCTCTCGCACAACGGCAACCTCGTCAACGCCGACGAGATCGGCGACGAACTGGCCGATCTGGGCCACGCGTTCACCTCCGACGGCGACACCGAAGTCATCGCCCACGACCTCGCACGGAACCTCCTTGAAGAGGACCTGGTGCGCGCGGTCAAGCGGACGATGGAGCGCATCCACGGCTCGTACTCGCTGACGATCATGCACGACGAGACGGTGCTGGGCGTGCGCGATCCGGAAGGGAACCGTCCGCTGTGTATCGGTGAACTGGAGGACGGCTACGTCCTCACCTCCGAGTCGGCCGCCATCGACACGCTGGACGGCGAACTCGTCCGGGACGTTCGCCCGGGCGAACTGGTCGTCCTCCACCCTGACGGCACGGGGTACGACACCTACCAGCTCATCGAGCGCGAGAACACGGCCCACTGCTTCTTCGAGCACGTCTACTTCGCCCGCCCGGACTCGACCATCGACGAGAGCCTGGTCTACGAAGTCCGGCGGGAACTGGGGCGGAAACTCTGGGAGGAGTCGGGCGTCGAGTCCGACGTGGTCCTCCCGGTCCCCGACTCCGGGCGAGCGTTCGCCTCTGGCTACGCCGAGGCCGCGCAAGACGACGGCTCCGACATCGAGTTCGCCGAGGGCCTGATGAAGAACCGCTACGTCGGGCGGACGTTCATCATGCCCACCCAGGACGAGCGCGAGCGGGCCGTCCGGCTGAAACTGAACCCGATCAAGTCGACGATCGAGGGCAAGAAAGTGACCATCATCGACGACTCGATCGTCCGCGGGACCACCTCGACACAGCTCATCGGCCTCCTGCGGGACGCCGGCGCTGAGGAGGTCCACGTCCGGATCGGTGCGCCGCCAATCGTCGCGCCCTGTTACATGGGCATCGACATGGCCTCCCGCGACGAACTCATCGCCGGCGACCAGTCCGTCGAGGAGATCCGCGACGAGATCGAGTCCGATTCGCTGTCCTATCTCTCCATCGACGCCATCGCCGAGACGCTGGAGACGAGCCAGACGGACCTCTGTCTCGGCTGTGTCACCGGGGAATACCCCTACGACATCGAGGGCGAGGAGACGGATCGGGATGTCGTCCGACCGGATATCGGTGGGTCGGCGGCACCTGCCGACGACTACGAGGGGCGCGAACATCGTGAGCAGCCCTCGAACGCGAGCGGGGAAAAACTGACCCGCGGGCCCTGA
- a CDS encoding 50S ribosomal protein L37e, protein MTGKGTPSQGKKNTTTHTKCRRCGEKSYHVKKKVCSSCGFGKSAKRRDYEWQSKAGE, encoded by the coding sequence ATGACTGGCAAGGGAACCCCCTCTCAAGGCAAGAAAAACACCACGACACACACGAAGTGTCGCCGGTGTGGCGAGAAGTCGTATCACGTAAAGAAGAAGGTCTGTTCGTCGTGTGGCTTCGGCAAGTCGGCGAAGCGACGAGACTACGAGTGGCAGTCGAAAGCTGGCGAATAA
- a CDS encoding LSM domain-containing protein: MSGRPLDVLEASLGEEVTVQLKGGEIFTGELSGYDQHMNLVIEDEDTTIIRGDNVVSINP; encoded by the coding sequence ATGAGTGGTCGACCGTTGGACGTGCTCGAAGCGTCGCTCGGTGAGGAAGTTACCGTACAACTCAAGGGCGGCGAGATCTTCACCGGAGAGCTCTCGGGCTACGATCAGCACATGAACCTCGTGATCGAAGACGAAGACACAACGATTATACGCGGGGATAACGTCGTCTCGATTAACCCATGA
- a CDS encoding M20/M25/M40 family metallo-hydrolase, with amino-acid sequence MDDDRRAFLESLLSTPGPSGYETDSQRVWIDYVSEFADDVTVDDYGNAVATVEGGEPSVALAGHGDEIGFMVRDFTDDGFLRLSRIGGSDKTVSRGQHVTIHSADGPVSGVVGQTAIHLREQNGNGEVPEIAEQHVDVGATDGDEAEELVDRGDPVTFTQTIGELANGRLSARGMDNRVGIWAAAEGLRRAAERGTDVTVHAVSTVQEEVGLQGAKMVGFELAPDAVLAADVTHATDSPDTPSDRSTGVDLGAGPAVSRGSANHPVLVEALRETGAADDLDIQLQATGLRTGTDADAFYTARGGIPSVNVGIPNRYMHTPVEVIDPDDLDAAADLMAGFAVRADEYAPFSVEV; translated from the coding sequence ATGGACGACGACCGACGCGCGTTCCTCGAATCGCTGCTGTCGACGCCGGGCCCCTCGGGCTACGAGACCGACAGTCAGCGGGTCTGGATCGACTACGTCAGTGAGTTCGCGGACGACGTGACCGTCGACGACTACGGCAACGCCGTCGCGACCGTCGAGGGCGGCGAACCCTCGGTGGCCCTGGCCGGCCACGGCGACGAGATCGGGTTCATGGTCCGGGACTTCACCGACGACGGCTTCCTCCGCCTCTCGCGGATCGGCGGGTCGGACAAGACGGTCTCGCGGGGCCAACACGTCACGATCCACAGCGCCGACGGCCCGGTGTCGGGCGTCGTCGGTCAGACGGCGATCCACCTCCGGGAGCAAAACGGGAACGGCGAAGTCCCGGAGATCGCCGAGCAACACGTCGACGTGGGCGCGACTGACGGCGACGAAGCCGAGGAACTGGTCGACCGCGGGGACCCGGTGACGTTCACCCAGACGATCGGTGAACTGGCCAACGGCCGCCTCTCGGCCCGCGGGATGGACAACCGGGTCGGCATCTGGGCCGCCGCAGAAGGGTTGCGGCGAGCGGCCGAGCGCGGCACCGACGTGACGGTCCACGCCGTCTCGACGGTCCAAGAGGAGGTCGGCCTCCAGGGCGCGAAGATGGTCGGGTTCGAGCTGGCACCGGACGCGGTCCTCGCGGCAGATGTCACGCACGCGACCGACTCCCCGGACACGCCGAGCGACCGCTCGACGGGCGTCGACCTGGGGGCGGGACCCGCGGTCTCTCGGGGCAGCGCGAACCACCCCGTCCTCGTCGAGGCGCTCAGAGAGACCGGCGCGGCCGACGACCTCGACATCCAGTTGCAGGCGACCGGCCTCCGAACGGGGACCGACGCCGACGCCTTCTACACCGCCCGCGGGGGTATCCCCTCGGTCAACGTCGGCATCCCGAACCGCTACATGCACACGCCCGTCGAAGTGATCGATCCCGACGACCTCGACGCGGCCGCCGACCTCATGGCTGGCTTCGCCGTTCGTGCCGACGAGTACGCTCCCTTCAGTGTCGAGGTGTAG
- a CDS encoding DUF3267 domain-containing protein: MPTSQYEPSATLRPAAPDGYGDPEEFHYSLPIMLALILLLVGPALFVFGTLLWDGQGAALADFFGVTVTDDAGFEATIPIAIGGVFVAAVVVVTVLHELVHGLVFRLQGYRVSYGAAPQLGAFYAAAFHQFQARNDTILVGIAPLIVLDALLVPLFFVPIPVVAVFAFVAVLFNTLGAAGDIYLLARLLRMPRGTLLYDSDIRHSYVLYPEA, encoded by the coding sequence GTGCCCACGAGCCAGTACGAACCGTCCGCGACGCTGAGGCCGGCCGCGCCCGACGGCTACGGCGACCCGGAGGAGTTTCACTACTCGCTGCCGATTATGTTGGCGCTGATCCTGCTATTGGTCGGTCCAGCGCTGTTCGTGTTCGGGACGCTCCTGTGGGACGGCCAGGGCGCCGCACTGGCCGACTTCTTCGGTGTCACGGTCACGGACGACGCGGGCTTCGAAGCGACCATCCCGATCGCTATCGGCGGCGTGTTCGTCGCCGCCGTCGTGGTCGTCACCGTCCTCCACGAACTCGTCCACGGGCTCGTGTTCCGACTCCAGGGCTACCGCGTCTCCTACGGCGCGGCCCCGCAACTGGGCGCGTTCTACGCCGCCGCGTTCCACCAGTTCCAGGCCCGGAACGACACGATCCTCGTCGGGATCGCGCCGCTGATCGTGCTCGACGCGCTCCTGGTTCCACTGTTTTTCGTGCCGATCCCGGTGGTGGCGGTGTTCGCGTTCGTCGCGGTGCTTTTCAACACGCTGGGGGCCGCCGGTGACATCTACCTCCTGGCGCGACTGCTCCGGATGCCGAGGGGCACGCTGTTGTACGACAGCGACATCCGTCACTCCTACGTCCTCTATCCCGAAGCCTGA